Proteins found in one Enterococcus sp. 9D6_DIV0238 genomic segment:
- the argH gene encoding argininosuccinate lyase — translation MKKLWGGRFEGKSEAWIDAFGASITFDQQLAQQDITGSLAHVKMLAKTEILTQDEAEQITNGLKTLQVKLTAGELEFSIENEDIHLNIETHLHDEIGPVAGKLHTGRSRNDQVATDMHLYLKETVQEVIEKIQLFRQVLVQKAEENIETIMPGYTHLQHAQPISFGHHMMAYYGMLTRDQERFSESLKRIDISPLGCAALAGTTFPIDRAYSAELLGFSSIYDNSLDGVSDRDFILEFLSNSSIMMMHLSRFCEEIILWCSHEFQFIELTDTFSTGSSIMPQKKNPDMAELIRGKSGRVYGNLFSLLTVLKGLPLAYNKDLQEDKEGMFDTAQTILTSLEIMAGMVETMSLNKETMEKSTEKDFSNATELADYLANKGLPFRQAHEIVGKLVLDCTKKGIYLQDIPLEEYQAVTPLIEADIYQTLASKTAIERRHSYGGTGFDQVRAAVERGKEALKKEDKKNTTK, via the coding sequence ATGAAGAAATTATGGGGCGGTCGTTTTGAAGGTAAAAGTGAGGCCTGGATCGATGCATTTGGTGCTTCGATCACTTTCGATCAACAATTAGCGCAACAAGATATTACTGGCAGTTTGGCCCATGTCAAAATGTTGGCGAAAACGGAGATTTTAACCCAAGATGAAGCAGAACAAATCACGAATGGTTTAAAGACTCTTCAAGTTAAACTAACTGCAGGCGAGCTGGAATTCAGTATAGAAAATGAAGATATCCATCTTAATATCGAAACGCATTTACATGATGAAATCGGTCCTGTAGCGGGAAAACTCCACACTGGACGTAGCCGAAATGATCAAGTAGCAACAGATATGCACCTATATCTGAAAGAAACGGTTCAAGAGGTTATTGAAAAAATTCAGCTTTTCCGCCAAGTATTAGTTCAAAAAGCTGAAGAAAATATTGAGACTATCATGCCGGGATATACTCATTTGCAGCATGCTCAGCCTATTTCATTCGGGCACCATATGATGGCTTATTACGGCATGCTGACACGCGATCAGGAACGTTTTTCTGAAAGTCTAAAACGAATCGACATTTCACCTTTGGGCTGTGCTGCTTTAGCAGGCACGACTTTTCCGATCGACCGAGCGTATTCAGCTGAGTTATTAGGGTTCTCTTCTATTTACGATAATAGTCTGGATGGCGTTAGTGATCGAGATTTTATCTTAGAATTTCTTAGTAACAGTTCGATCATGATGATGCATCTTTCTCGTTTTTGCGAGGAAATCATTTTGTGGTGCAGTCATGAATTTCAGTTCATTGAACTGACAGATACCTTCTCTACAGGAAGTTCGATCATGCCGCAGAAAAAGAATCCGGACATGGCGGAATTGATACGCGGAAAGTCAGGTCGCGTATATGGCAATTTATTCAGCCTTTTAACGGTTTTAAAAGGGTTGCCTTTAGCTTATAACAAGGATCTTCAAGAAGACAAAGAAGGCATGTTTGACACAGCACAGACGATTCTAACTAGCTTAGAGATCATGGCTGGCATGGTCGAAACAATGTCCTTGAATAAAGAAACCATGGAAAAATCGACTGAAAAAGATTTTTCGAACGCCACTGAGCTTGCTGATTACCTTGCTAATAAAGGCTTACCTTTCCGCCAAGCGCATGAAATCGTTGGGAAATTAGTGCTCGATTGTACGAAAAAAGGGATCTACTTACAGGATATTCCTTTAGAAGAATATCAAGCAGTAACACCACTTATTGAAGCGGATATCTATCAAACATTAGCTTCAAAAACAGCCATTGAGCGCCGTCATTCCTATGGTGGTACTGGCTTCGACCAAGTAAGAGCGGCTGTCGAACGCGGAAAAGAAGCATTAAAAAAAGAAGACAAAAAAAACACTACAAAATAG
- a CDS encoding Dps family protein produces the protein MKFEQTKEVLNQLVADLSQFSVVIHQTHWYMRGPEFLTLHPKMDELMDEINDQLDVISERLITLDGAPYSTLQEFADHTGIEDEIGTYERTIPERMEKLVEGYRYLADLYQKGIDVSGDEGDDSTQDIFIANKTDIEKNIWMLQAKLGKAPGIDADSRTKTR, from the coding sequence ATGAAATTTGAACAAACAAAAGAAGTCTTGAACCAACTAGTTGCAGATTTAAGCCAGTTTTCAGTAGTGATCCACCAAACACATTGGTATATGCGCGGACCAGAATTCTTGACGCTACACCCAAAAATGGATGAGCTTATGGACGAAATCAATGACCAGTTAGACGTTATCTCTGAACGTTTGATCACATTAGACGGCGCTCCATATTCAACATTACAAGAATTTGCTGACCATACTGGAATTGAAGATGAAATTGGTACGTATGAACGTACGATTCCTGAACGTATGGAAAAATTAGTAGAAGGCTATCGTTACTTAGCGGATCTATATCAAAAAGGAATTGACGTTTCTGGCGATGAAGGCGACGATTCTACACAAGATATCTTTATTGCAAACAAAACAGATATCGAAAAAAATATTTGGATGTTGCAAGCAAAATTAGGTAAAGCACCTGGTATCGATGCAGATTCACGTACGAAAACTCGTTAA
- a CDS encoding DUF5105 domain-containing protein has translation MKKLWFVPLIVVGFLLTSCGTKGISAEDAGELLIDRLIYQKEGNKFKKEFRDGEQASKELDENSKKFEENFANGLSSAGAKVKEEQSSQLTKELLQQAREKTSYKVVQIDENKKGATISYYITGLDLVSAMQEMTRELVKKTMESPELANNDQKTLDATFSILEERVQTIKIKTDPVELKIRLEKEKGKWFVPEDQKDAVFNLFLAFIAGAESVDAMNEELEVAMNEVAKEIIDSLDSQPIVNND, from the coding sequence ATGAAGAAATTATGGTTTGTCCCGTTGATAGTCGTTGGATTTCTTCTGACAAGTTGCGGGACGAAGGGGATTTCGGCGGAAGATGCTGGTGAGCTACTGATCGATCGTCTGATTTATCAAAAAGAAGGTAATAAATTTAAAAAAGAATTTCGAGATGGTGAACAAGCTAGCAAAGAATTGGATGAAAATAGTAAGAAATTTGAAGAAAATTTTGCTAACGGTCTGTCTTCTGCTGGTGCAAAAGTGAAAGAAGAACAATCGAGCCAGTTAACAAAAGAGCTGTTACAACAAGCGAGAGAGAAGACATCATACAAAGTTGTCCAAATCGATGAAAATAAAAAAGGCGCCACGATTTCTTATTATATTACAGGTTTAGATTTAGTCAGTGCCATGCAGGAAATGACACGAGAATTGGTCAAGAAAACAATGGAGAGCCCTGAGCTTGCTAATAATGATCAAAAAACGTTAGACGCAACTTTTTCAATTCTAGAAGAGCGTGTTCAAACGATCAAGATCAAGACAGATCCGGTCGAACTTAAGATTCGGCTAGAAAAAGAAAAAGGGAAATGGTTTGTCCCAGAAGATCAAAAAGATGCAGTCTTTAATCTTTTTCTGGCATTTATTGCTGGGGCTGAAAGTGTAGATGCGATGAATGAAGAGTTGGAAGTAGCCATGAATGAGGTCGCCAAAGAAATTATTGATTCGTTAGACTCTCAACCGATCGTAAATAATGATTAA